A single genomic interval of Helianthus annuus cultivar XRQ/B chromosome 6, HanXRQr2.0-SUNRISE, whole genome shotgun sequence harbors:
- the LOC110865088 gene encoding glutaredoxin-C6 → MHGAHTHRLRSSGGVRLELTPTTTSPLSIDTSESTEMRIQRLITENPVIIFSRSSCCMCHVMKRLLSSLGVHPTVIELEEDEIHALSVSLPDGGAEAETVAPAVFIGGARVGGLETLVGLHLSGHLVPMLVEVGVLVL, encoded by the coding sequence ATGCACGGCGCCCACACCCACCGTCTCCGATCCTCCGGCGGCGTCCGCCTCGAACTCACCCCCACAACCACCTCTCCTCTTTCCATCGACACCTCCGAATCCACCGAAATGAGGATCCAGCGACTCATAACTGAAAATCCGGTAATAATATTCAGCCGGTCGTCTTGCTGCATGTGCCACGTCATGAAACGTCTGCTTTCGTCACTCGGTGTCCACCCCACCGTCATCGAGCTGGAGGAGGACGAGATCCACGCGCTCTCCGTGTCGCTCCCCGACGGCGGAGCAGAGGCGGAGACCGTTGCTCCGGCGGTGTTTATTGGTGGTGCGCGTGTTGGTGGCTTGGAAACCCTCGTCGGACTTCACTTGAGTGGCCACCTTGTTCCAATGCTTGTGGAAGTTGGTGTTTTGGTCTTGTAA